CAGGTGGCTCCCTGCTCAGTGCACTCTCTGCGCAGCCCCCGTGGCCCTGGGGGCCATGGCCACGCGCCTGGAGGAGAGGCTGGACGCTATTGGCTGTCTGGGGCTGCCGAGCCCTCCATTGGCTAGCAGAGGGCCTTGTGCCGCCCACTGGTGGGCACAAACCTCACTGCAGATGGTTCTGTGGCCTGCCTCTTCCTCTTCAACTGCCAGTGTGCTGCCCCATAGGGTTAGAGTGGTCAGTTTTCCTCTGAAAATATATCCAGAAGTTGAAAATCACAGCCTGGGGATGGAGGAGGGTTAGGGTAGAGGCTGGTGTCTGCTCCAATCCGTGTAGTCTCCCTTGGTTTTAGTGCAGACTGCTAAATTGCCTTATGACCCTGGGAAGATTGTTGAACCTCTAGGTTgctctcttcccttttctataACACAGGATCCTAAATATGGAAAATCTGCAGAGCAAGTCAAAGGTAGAGTAAGCAGTCAATAAAGGGTGGACATTATCTGAGCCCCAGCTATTAGCACTGTGACTTCTGACAGACAACCTAGGCTAATCAGGAAAACTATCTTGTGTCGTCATGgtcctcttcccctcctcaccAAGATTCATTTCACAGAATGGGGTCTCCTTGTTTCTATTTCCTTACTGTCACATTAATAATGTGCTCAGCTTTTAATCTTCACAGAAACTCTCTGAGATGATGAGGAAACTTAGTCTCAAGAATGTCATACTAATGACTTATTACAGAGCAGGGGCTTAAACCCAGGTTCAAGATTGATTCCTGATGCCAGAGTCCATGAAATGACCTCCCTCTCTCCTATCATCCTGCCCACTCAGGGGCTATCTTCTCCACCCCTCAGTCTCACACAGGTCCCACAACACAGAACCAGGCTTGGTGCTGACACTGGGCCAGGGCGACGTGGGCCAGCTGGGCCTAGGTGAGAATGTTATGGAGAGGAAGAAGCCTGCCCTGGTGCCCATTCCAGAGGATGTTGTGCAGGTTGAGGCTGGGGGCATGCACACCGTGTGTCTAAGCAAAAGTGGCCAGGTAGGCTGGGGGGTTGGGCAGTGCCTGGGGTTGGGCGGGGGATGGGCTAGGGTTGGGACAGGAGCTTTAAGCCATATACATTTCACTGTGGAGATGGAGCTGGCTAGCCAAGCAAGGAATGGCCTAAATGAGAGTGGATTGAGACCAGATCTTGCACTAATGGGGGCTTCCTGGGCATAGGTCTACTCCTTCGGCTGCAATGATGAAGGTGCCCTGGGAAGGGACACATCTGTGGAGGGCTCAGACATGGTCCCGGGGAAAGTGGACCTGCAAGAGAAGGTGATACAAGTGTCAGCAGGAGATAGCCACACAGCAGCTCTCACCGAAGATGGCCGTGTTTTCCTGTGGGGTTCATTCCGGGTAAGACTGGGTCTAGAAGACTGCATGGAAGtgagggtataactcagtggaagaGAGCTTATCTAGCAagcatgaagtcctgggtttgatccccagcaacaaacaaacaaacaaaaaagactggctaggtgtggtggtgcatgcctataatcccagaggctcagaaggctgagataggaagattaaaagttcagagccagcctcagcaatttagtgagtccctaaacaacttagcaagaccctgtctcaaaaaataaaagggctggctATATTGCTCAGtgactaagcacccctgggttcagtccctggtaccaaaaaagttATCCAACCTCCTTTCCACCATTGTACTTGGGTTGaaaaaggcagggctggggcccaGATCCAAATCTCTGGCTTCTTCTGGGCCTGTCCACAGTTCTAGCTCTTTCCTTGAATCTGATGTTATGAAGTGCATGTCCTGAGAAAGGGGTGGGTCAAAGATGCCTTTGGGTTGAAGCTGGTATAGGAAACTGCTCTTGTCATCCCCTACCTGaacctctctcttcccttcccagcCCTCTTCCCTACTTTCCAGAGGCTTTGGGGGAATGAGGCAGGAATTGTCATATCACAGTGTTTCCAAGGCAAGGAAGTGTAGTTTAAAAAACAGTTTCAGCATTAAGATTGGTACCTtggtatttattttgaaatctcaTGAAAAAATAAGGAATCCGATGAGTGTTTCCTCATCgaggttattttaaaatttttatagaggATTTCTTAAGAGTAATTAGAATTATATATTGAACACCTAGCTACTTGACACCAAGTTTCAACAGTTATCAACTTTTTAGCCAGACATATTTATTTCTACTCACCTATTCCTTCGTTATTATAATGCAAATCCCAGATCATGTATGatttcattcataaatatttcaggATGTGACCTGGCTCCTGTCTGCCTCTTTATCCCTTCTGCTACTACTTACTACACTTCACCAGATAGCTCTGTGGCCTCCTAAAAGCCTGAATGTGGCTGCTACAGGGCAGGCAGGACTAGCTGATAAGtgctctcttcttcccttctagGACAATAATGGCGTGATTGGGTTGTTGGAGCCCATGAAGAAGAGCATGGTGCCTTTGCAAGTGCAGCTGGACATACCAGTGGTAAAGGTAGCCTCAGGTGGGTCTAGGAGTACTCACTGTAGGCAGGAGCTAGAGGACCTACTTCTGGGGCTGGATCAGCCTTGGTCCTAACAGATAAGCCATGCATCCTCCGCCTTCCTCTCATCTTCAGGAAATGACCACTTGGTGATGCTGACAACTGATGGTGACCTCTACACCTTGGGCTGCGGGGAGCAGGGCCAGCTAGGCCGAGTACCTGAGTTATTTTCCAACCGTGGTGGTCGGCAGGGCCTCGGTAAGTAGTTTCAGTACATCTAGTGGGGTAACTTGGCAAACCAACCCCTGTGGTGACTAAAAGCAGGAGGGAATCTTGAGCTTCAGACTTGCATCAAATAGACTTGAAGTGTTAAGATCTCACACTTTAAAAactgggttggggatatagctcagttggtagagtacttgccttgcatacacatagaccctgggttcaatctccagtgcacacccccccccccccgaaaataaataaataataaaaactcaaaCTTGAGtgaggtgtggtggcacacacctatatttCTaactactttggaggctgaggcaggaagatcacaagttcaaagccagtcttggcaatttggcaagaccctatttcaaagttttttttaaaaaatagggctgagggggtgctggcgttgtggctcagtggtagagcacttgcctagcatgtgcaaggccctgggttccatcttcagcaccatttaaaaatagagaaaatattttttttttaaatggggctgagggctggagttgtggctcaatggtagagcacttgcctggcatgtgtgaggccctgggttcaatcttcagcaccgcatataaataaataaataaaatgaaagatccatttacaactaaaaaaaatatttacaaaaaaaaaaaaatggggccaggggctggggttgtagctcagtggaagagtgtttgcctcgcacgcgtgaggccctgggttcaatccccagcaccacataaaaataaacaaataagatattgtgtccatctacaactaaaaaaaatattttaaaaaaaatggggttgGGTATATAGTTTGGTGGTAGGTAGAGCACCTGCATATCTGCttatcatgtgcaaggccctgggttcattccccaataTTGACCAAAAAGGGTGGGTGGGGTTCAAATTTTGGAGACTGATCGCTACCCTGGGTATGGGgggattttttttggttttggtgctagggattgaacccagggttgtttgtactttaccactaagctacatctcgagccctttttataaaatttttgagacagggtctcactaagttgcttagggtcttggtaagttgctgaggttggtcttgaacttgcaggcctcttacctcagcctcctgagttgctgagattacaggtgagtgccaccatgcccagctaccaTGAGTTTGAATCCTGTTCTGTCATCTACTAGCTATGGGACCTGCGCCgtatagtttccttatttctaaacctgtcttTAACCTTACTTCATTGTGTTGTGTGAAGATAGATAagttaattagaaaaatatctgGCACATTGTAAGTTCCACATAAACATTACCTCTAATACTGTGGGAATCTGAGCATAGCACTTACACTGGCTTTAGtatcctcttctgtaaaataaggTTTAGAGTTCCTGCTTAGCCTCCTCCCAACGGTTTTCAAAACATAAGAGAAACAGGCCCAGGATCAGAGAAGAAAAAGGCCATGTGCTTCTGTCACTGACCCTGGCTGCTTTACCTACAGAACGACTCTTGGTCCCCAAGTGTGTGATGCTGAAATCTAGGGGAGCCCGGGGCCATGTGAGGTTCCAGGATGCCTTCTGTGGTGCCTATTTCACTTTTGCCATCTCCCAAGACGGCCACATATATGGCTTTGGTCTTTCCAACTACCATCAACTTGGTGAGTCTGAATGCAGCATAGCATAGGGGTGGCCCAATGACCTGGTTCCAgtcctggctctgtcacttatTCACTGTGCACCCTTTGTAGAGTTCCTTAATTCCCCAGAGCCACAGTTATGTCTGTAAAGTGAGAATATTCATATCCTGGTGAGGGTGGCCTTGCTATGGGATGGGATTGATAAAACATCTCCTGAAACACCTTTACCCCTGATGGCAGGAACACCAGGCACAGAATCTTGCTTCATACCCCAGAACTTGACATGCTTCAAGAATTCCACCAAATCCtgggtgtgcttctctggtggcCAGCACCATACAGTCTGTCTGGATTCAGAAGGTAGGACCTCCAAGTCCTCTATGTTAGAGACAAACTAGGCCTAGCCAGACCAGGGCCTGTTCTACAGTTTGGGCCAGACATGGGTCCATAAAGGTCACCCTTGTCCTCCAGAGTCCTGGTGCTTCCAAATACAAGTTCATTGGAGGCCTATTTGGAGATTCTCCTAGGACTCACCCAAAATGGGGACACTACATACTTCCTTCTGACCATGCTGAGAGTGGGGACAGGCTCCTGAGGATATGAGGACTCACCTGGCCTGCTGCCCGTTTTGCCCAGAGGATGTCCTCTGCTACTGcttatctctctccctcttctcacaGGAAAAGCATACAGCCTGGGCCGGGCTGAATATGGGCGGCTTGGCCTTGGGGAGGGTGCTGAGGAGAAGAGCATACCCACCCTCATCTCCAGGCTGCCCACCGTCATCTCAGTGGCCTGTGGGGCCTCTGTGGGGTATGCCGTGACCAAGGATGGTGAGTGGGGCTCCCCACACCTCGTCTGGTTGGGGCCTGTGGGTTGTGATTCTTATACTCTCTAGCAGGCTGTCTACCATCATGCTGGAATTGAGATGTAGAAATTGGTCTTTGCTCCTGACCCTCAGAAACTCTCTGATTTGATAAATATAAATGAGTAAACACAttatttgagactgggtctcactgtgttgcccatgGTAGTCTGAAAGTCCTGGGCCCAAATGAtcccccacctcagcctcctgagtgcaaGAACTTCAGGCACATGTGCATGCCACATTACCTGCTGGCTAGATGTGATTAGTTCTGcagaggagaaaaacaaagaggaGATATCATTGAGACCCAGAGTCCCAGCTTCCCAGGGAGTTATACTTAAGAATCTTAGGGGAAAACAGGCTGAGTAGTCAGGGTCCTGGCCAGCATAGGAGAGGAGGATGTCAACAAGTGACTGCCAAAGCCTAAAGGGGTGAGGGGGCACAGTAATGGAGAGCTGCTAGAAGGCTGGCTGgcaagccgggtgtggtggtgcacgcctgtaatcccaaaaggctgaggcaggaggatcacaagttagaggccagccttagcaaattagtgtagccctaagcaatttagccagggtcttgtctcaaaaaataaaaagggctggggatgtggctctgtggtaaagggcccctgggttcaatccccaataccccaaaaaagaaaaacgaaGTCTTTGCAGAAATGCTTGATCAGACTGGGAAGACCTCTGAGGAAGTGAGGGCTTGCACTGTACCCCAAAGGTTTTATTCTTCAAGGAAAGTACAGGAAGGCATTCCCAGCTGGGTAATTTCCATAACAGTCTCAATGACAATTAGTCCTGAGAATGGAGGGTGGATGCAGGGATTTAGGAAGAAGCCAGTCATTTAGGACCTGGGAGCAGGGAGAAGTCTTTACATTATCTCCTTGACTTCTCCCAACTTCCCTGAACTCCCAGAGACTGGACCTTATCTGGCTGCTGTTGGTCAAGGCCAGAATTCACCCTCATGTCCCAGGTTTTGCAGTGTGGAAAGGTGTAGCCAGAAATCCTGGAGACAGCTGCCTCCATTTCTTTCCCCCTACAGGTCGTGTTTTTGCCTGGGGTATGGGCACCAACTATCAGCTGGGTACAGGGCAGGATGAGGACGCCTGGAGCCCTGTGGAGATGACTGGCAAACAGCTGGAGAACCGCGTGGTGTTGTCTGTGTCCGGCGGAGGCCAGCATACAGTCCTATTAGTCAAGGACAAGGAGCAGAGCTGATGAAGCCTCTGAGGGCCTGGCTCCTTCTCCTGCCCTCCCTTATAGAACAGGGAAGCAGAGACAACTACAGATTCCAGCAGGCCTCTCCCCAGCCCTGAGCACTGTCGTCTCCTGCCATTTTTCCATCAGCAGAGCAgaatccttttctctctttcctcctcttttctggCATCATCCTGGGACCTGCAGGATgaaaggggagggagatgggagggTCTGTCAGAAGGAACATTGCTCATCCCAGACTATGTAGTCAGACCTTTCCTTCTACTTCCCTACCCTCCTGTGGTCCTGGCTGGCCCTGACTTTgcctacaaaaaaaaacaaaacttcttccTCTGGAGGTGTGGTACCTGCACTTTGAGAAGTTGGGCTTTATCAAGCCCCATTCTGGTCTTGTGTTTCTAACAGTCCCCAGGCAAACAGATGGTACATTCATCATACCCAGTTGTCATGGAGCCATGTCTGGGGGAATTTGGAGGAAAGACAAGGCTACAGGACCTGTGCGCAACCCCAAGCCAAATATTTGGCTCTAAACAGGTGTCCGAATGAGCCACTTGATGAAGAAAAAGCCAAAAGCTATTCTCCCAGAAGCACAAAGCATACTCTTGTCTCTCAGGCATTGCCTGTGGATTCCCCCATTTGTTGGGCCGCACCTGCAACCAAGGACACGaaagctgggctgggctgggcagggctgggcaaaGCATGGGGTAGATGAAAGGTTTTATGAACAGCAATATTGGGaagaagagaggggaaggagttGGAAGGGCAAAGGCTGGTCCTCAGAAAAGGAAGCAGCAACTTGTACAGTGGCTgtgaaaatagtttttgattttttttttaattataaaatattttggaggGGAGAGTGGAAATCTTGTAACACtttgaataaatttaaagttttataaaacaGGTCACTTGTTTTCAATACACACCCTATTCTTTTAAGGGACTACCTgccatgtgccaggtactgttggGAAGGGCAAAATAAGCCCAGGCCTGTGAACTTGGTGTCAAGGTTATAGCTTAAAGGATGTCAAGATCTCCCAAGGTTTCCCGTGTGCTTGCCCGGGGCAATTAGAATctatcaaaaagaagaaaagagttgTTTGGGTGTTTGTTTCAGGAATCActggagggttttttgtttggtttggtttttgttttttatgatgcTGCAGAACTGAGAAATGGGATAAATCTTTGAATTCTCTAatcccaagtcttttttttttcctttttctttttttttttttaattaaatgaagttATATAATGGATGGAGAGAGACTAtgttttttagagagaatttttttttttaatatttattttttagttttcggcggacacaacatctttgtttgcatgtgatgctgaggatcgaacccggccacacgcatgccaggcgagcgcgctaccgcttgagccacatctccagcctttttttcttactttttgactagtgttatttattttgtcataagtaagCCACATCTCATGTTAACTTGAGATTAATTCAGTAATAGCAGTCAATTTAGAActttgttttagaatattttgcCTTAAATATGTT
This sequence is a window from Marmota flaviventris isolate mMarFla1 chromosome 10, mMarFla1.hap1, whole genome shotgun sequence. Protein-coding genes within it:
- the Rcc1 gene encoding regulator of chromosome condensation isoform X3: MPPKRIAKRRSAPEDAIPKSKKVKVSHRSHNTEPGLVLTLGQGDVGQLGLGENVMERKKPALVPIPEDVVQVEAGGMHTVCLSKSGQVYSFGCNDEGALGRDTSVEGSDMVPGKVDLQEKVIQVSAGDSHTAALTEDGRVFLWGSFRDNNGVIGLLEPMKKSMVPLQVQLDIPVVKVASGNDHLVMLTTDGDLYTLGCGEQGQLGRVPELFSNRGGRQGLERLLVPKCVMLKSRGARGHVRFQDAFCGAYFTFAISQDGHIYGFGLSNYHQLGTPGTESCFIPQNLTCFKNSTKSWVCFSGGQHHTVCLDSEGKAYSLGRAEYGRLGLGEGAEEKSIPTLISRLPTVISVACGASVGYAVTKDGRVFAWGMGTNYQLGTGQDEDAWSPVEMTGKQLENRVVLSVSGGGQHTVLLVKDKEQS
- the Rcc1 gene encoding regulator of chromosome condensation isoform X1 → MPPKRIAKRRSAPEDAIPKSKKVKDSRNQAVRATASRRGPSARSCKGAYRLSPPDQKTHPVSHRSHNTEPGLVLTLGQGDVGQLGLGENVMERKKPALVPIPEDVVQVEAGGMHTVCLSKSGQVYSFGCNDEGALGRDTSVEGSDMVPGKVDLQEKVIQVSAGDSHTAALTEDGRVFLWGSFRDNNGVIGLLEPMKKSMVPLQVQLDIPVVKVASGNDHLVMLTTDGDLYTLGCGEQGQLGRVPELFSNRGGRQGLERLLVPKCVMLKSRGARGHVRFQDAFCGAYFTFAISQDGHIYGFGLSNYHQLGTPGTESCFIPQNLTCFKNSTKSWVCFSGGQHHTVCLDSEGKAYSLGRAEYGRLGLGEGAEEKSIPTLISRLPTVISVACGASVGYAVTKDGRVFAWGMGTNYQLGTGQDEDAWSPVEMTGKQLENRVVLSVSGGGQHTVLLVKDKEQS
- the Rcc1 gene encoding regulator of chromosome condensation isoform X2; this encodes MPPKRIAKRRSAPEDAIPKSKKVKDSRNQAVRATASRRGPSARSCKVSHRSHNTEPGLVLTLGQGDVGQLGLGENVMERKKPALVPIPEDVVQVEAGGMHTVCLSKSGQVYSFGCNDEGALGRDTSVEGSDMVPGKVDLQEKVIQVSAGDSHTAALTEDGRVFLWGSFRDNNGVIGLLEPMKKSMVPLQVQLDIPVVKVASGNDHLVMLTTDGDLYTLGCGEQGQLGRVPELFSNRGGRQGLERLLVPKCVMLKSRGARGHVRFQDAFCGAYFTFAISQDGHIYGFGLSNYHQLGTPGTESCFIPQNLTCFKNSTKSWVCFSGGQHHTVCLDSEGKAYSLGRAEYGRLGLGEGAEEKSIPTLISRLPTVISVACGASVGYAVTKDGRVFAWGMGTNYQLGTGQDEDAWSPVEMTGKQLENRVVLSVSGGGQHTVLLVKDKEQS